CATAATTCTATAAGCTCTACGTTTTCAGCATCACACTTAGCATATACCTCTAGCACTTCTAAAAGTCCATCTACTTTTGGGTCATATACTAATCCTATCATAGGTACTGCTTGTGCTGCAGCATATATTAATGAATGGAGTCTCATAGCAATAATAAGTTCAAATCTATCAATTATACCCATCATATCTTCTACACTATATTTGTTTTTTATTACATAACAATTTGGACTATTAGATTTTTGTGCTATTTCCATACTTATGTCTAAATCCTCTGGATAGTGCATAGGAATAAGAACAGTTTTTACATCATATGTGCTATCTATATATTCTATTGCTTTAGAAACCACATCCACTAAATTTTTTGAATTCTTCCAATTCCTCACGGATATGCCTATTATCTGATTATCCTTTGGGATTCCTTCTTCTTCAAATATTTTATCGATTATCTCTCTACTAGAAGGCTCAAGAGTAAATACGGGATCTGACGTAACTACAATCTTGCCTTTTACGCCTATTTCTTCTAAAGTATTCTTTGAATTGTAATCTCTCAAGGTTATAAGGTCTACATTATTTAATGCCTTCCTAGTAAGGATTTTATTTATTTTCTTGTTTATAGGTCCTATTCCATTAGCATATATTACAACAGGTTTTTTTAGTAGCTTTGCAATGTTAATAAGAGATAGATAATATAGTATGGATCTAGTGCTAGTAATATCCTGTAGTAGACTTCCTCCTCCACTTATGAGCATATCCGAAGAATATATTCCTTTAAATACTTCCCAAATGTTTATTCGGTTAACGGCTTTTATACCATAAACCTCCTCTGTGCTTTGTGGATTGTTGGAAAATGCAGAAATATTTAAATTACTATTCATTTTTCTTAAATCTTTTACTATAGCTTTAAGTATTGCATCATCTCCACTATTATCAAAACCATAGTATCCAGATATTATAACTGATTTCCCCATATTATTAGCTCCTTAAATACAGTATTATGAAATCTAATTGTATTAGTCTCATCTAAAAACTCAAATCTGATAAATCACGAGTTAAAACCTTGTCCAATCTTGCTGTAGTCTAAAGCAGTTGAATTTGTTTTTCAGTTATTTCACCTGCCTGTCTAAGATTTTTCTATATATGGTTATATGGCTATTTGCCATGCTTTCAGCTGAATACTTTTCACGAACAGCTTTATATAGCTCTTCTCCTAGCTTTCTTCTTAAATCTTCATTGTCAATAAGCTTCATTAGCTGTTCTGCTAATCCTTCATCATCTCCGGCCTCAAATAAAAATCCCGTCTCTCCTTGGATAACTAAGTCTCCAATGCCTCCTACATTTGAGGCTACTATTGGTTTTTTAAAGGCTCCACCTTCCATTATTACATATGGAAAGCTTTCGCTATAGGAGGTTACTGTATTTATATCAATCATATTAAAAAAGCTATTTGGTTCATTAATAAAGCCTAAAAAGTGAATATTTTCTCTTATTCCAAGCCCCTCCGCAAGCTCTTTCAATTTTTCGTCCTCAGCTCCATCACCGCCAATTAGAAACTTTACATTTTGTCTTTTAACAAGGACTCTCTTAGCCCCTTTTAAAAGCACATCTATTCCTTTTACAGGATGTAATCTAGCTAAAATTCCTATTAATATAGTATCTTCCTCAGCTATAATATTATACCTTTCTAAAAATTCGTGCTTATTTGTTATTTTGTTTGGTAAGCTCATATCTATGCCATTGTAAACAGTAAATACTAGATCCGGATTAAAGCCTCTATTAATAAGCATGCTTTTAAAGCTATCAGAAACTCCTATATAATAATCCATAAACTTAAGTGCTAAGGAATTTATCTTAGTATAAACTAGGTTTTTATAGGTATTATCTTGAAAATCCAGTTTATAATCACTGTGTATAGTAGTCACCACAGGAATTTTATATCGAAGCTTGACTAAAGAGGCAACAAAATTTGCACGGGCTCCATGACAATGAATTATTTCATACCCATCAGTCTTTATCTCATTTATAATTCTTTTAACTACAAATAAATCATATCTCTTCCTCTGTTGAAAAACTTCTATGTTTATTCCTCTTTCCTTTGCCTCATAATAAAAATCTTCCTTCATAAGGCATATTATCTTCACATCTATTTGCTTTTGAAGCTGGGACAAAAGAGCTAAAACATGAGTTTTTGCCCCTCCTGTATCTCCTCCACTTATTAAATGTAATATTTTCATATGTAAACCTATCACAATTTGACAGGCTCCACCCTCCTTCAATTTATTAAATAGATAATTGCCTTTTTATATAAGCCTCATGTAGACTTCATTGTTTTTACAACCATCTCTTCCAATACTTTAAATGAGCTGGAAAATACTCAAAGAAAGCCATTCTACAGGAAGGCTATTTGCTATAAGCACAATTAATATTATTATAACAAAAAAGCTGCAAAAATGCAGCCTATTTCTTATCTCACTTCATAATATCCCCTAACTATAAAAATAGCATAATTCTCCACATAAACGCCTCTACCATCATCCCTTGGTACTAGAAGCAAATGATTTGCTGGTATGGCTTGATTCGCCACTAAATCAGTTCCACCTGTTAAATCTGACAAGCCTCCTAATGATGAAACTATTGCTTTTGCAGCACCGCCTCTTAGGATAATCTCAGTTCCTGCTCCACATATGAGTTTTTGTCCGTTTCTCAATTCAACTATTTCAAGTCCTCCTCCTGAAGAAGTGGTCATTAATTGTCCTACTTGTTTTTTTAGTATTTCATTTTCTTCTATAAGCCTTTGTATTTCCGTGTTACTTGTACCTCCACCGCCTAGTTTTTCATCTATGTAGTATTTTAATTGTTCTATTCTCTTTTCAACATAGCTAATTGTAACTAATGGATCATCCGAGCTACCTGGTTGTCCAAAACTAATATTAGAAGCATCTACAGCTACTACTGTCACCAAAAGCATTAGAATGATAAAAATATAGTGTTTTTTTATTTTTTGCCTCAATTTGTATCTCCTCCACTAATGATTGTTTTTATAACGAATTTGTTACTATATTCGACCTAAAAGTCAAATATCCTGTATTTTTGGAAACATATTTCCGAGGAAATAATTATTTAAATTAAATAAGAGCTTGGTTTCCCTTGCCCCTATAATTAAAAATCTGACAACC
Above is a genomic segment from Proteiniborus ethanoligenes containing:
- the csaB gene encoding polysaccharide pyruvyl transferase CsaB; protein product: MGKSVIISGYYGFDNSGDDAILKAIVKDLRKMNSNLNISAFSNNPQSTEEVYGIKAVNRINIWEVFKGIYSSDMLISGGGSLLQDITSTRSILYYLSLINIAKLLKKPVVIYANGIGPINKKINKILTRKALNNVDLITLRDYNSKNTLEEIGVKGKIVVTSDPVFTLEPSSREIIDKIFEEEGIPKDNQIIGISVRNWKNSKNLVDVVSKAIEYIDSTYDVKTVLIPMHYPEDLDISMEIAQKSNSPNCYVIKNKYSVEDMMGIIDRFELIIAMRLHSLIYAAAQAVPMIGLVYDPKVDGLLEVLEVYAKCDAENVELIELCSLIDKTWKERASIKKSLNIKKEELREKALDNVKMTLDVLKSR
- a CDS encoding glycosyltransferase family 4 protein, whose amino-acid sequence is MKILHLISGGDTGGAKTHVLALLSQLQKQIDVKIICLMKEDFYYEAKERGINIEVFQQRKRYDLFVVKRIINEIKTDGYEIIHCHGARANFVASLVKLRYKIPVVTTIHSDYKLDFQDNTYKNLVYTKINSLALKFMDYYIGVSDSFKSMLINRGFNPDLVFTVYNGIDMSLPNKITNKHEFLERYNIIAEEDTILIGILARLHPVKGIDVLLKGAKRVLVKRQNVKFLIGGDGAEDEKLKELAEGLGIRENIHFLGFINEPNSFFNMIDINTVTSYSESFPYVIMEGGAFKKPIVASNVGGIGDLVIQGETGFLFEAGDDEGLAEQLMKLIDNEDLRRKLGEELYKAVREKYSAESMANSHITIYRKILDRQVK